From the genome of Proteus vulgaris, one region includes:
- the leuE gene encoding leucine efflux protein LeuE — MLESIGISNIWTYLLGVIFITLVPGPNSIFVLTSSAKHGVKGGYKAALGVFTGDALLIFLAFLGVASLVKTSPVFFIVIKYAGALYLTYLGLKTLYATFHKKKETTEQVSEVAIKAKDGLYVKALFLSMLNPKMIIFYVSFFIQFIDPKYENAGVPFFVLGAILETCSMLYLSVLIFGGVAITNKVKHNKRLASLSNSCIGAVFLLFGAKLALTA, encoded by the coding sequence ATGTTAGAAAGTATCGGTATTTCAAATATTTGGACATACCTTTTAGGCGTTATTTTTATTACCTTAGTACCTGGTCCAAACTCGATTTTCGTCCTTACTTCCAGTGCGAAGCATGGGGTAAAAGGGGGGTATAAAGCCGCTCTTGGTGTTTTTACGGGTGATGCATTATTAATCTTTTTGGCGTTTTTGGGGGTAGCTTCATTAGTCAAGACTTCACCCGTTTTCTTTATTGTTATTAAATATGCAGGTGCTCTTTATTTAACCTATTTAGGTTTGAAGACATTATATGCAACGTTTCACAAGAAAAAAGAAACAACTGAACAAGTATCAGAAGTGGCAATCAAAGCAAAAGATGGTCTTTATGTTAAGGCGTTATTTTTGAGTATGCTTAACCCAAAAATGATCATTTTTTATGTTTCTTTCTTCATTCAGTTTATCGATCCTAAATATGAAAATGCAGGTGTTCCATTCTTTGTATTAGGTGCGATTTTAGAAACATGCAGTATGCTTTATTTATCAGTTCTTATTTTTGGCGGTGTTGCTATTACCAATAAAGTAAAACATAACAAACGATTAGCATCATTATCAAATAGTTGTATAGGTGCGGTGTTCTTACTTTTTGGTGCCAAACTTGCTTTAACAGCATAA